One window of the Janthinobacterium sp. PAMC25594 genome contains the following:
- a CDS encoding GNAT family N-acetyltransferase has protein sequence MALFPQFPLLQRLSASLNQLGWRDSAWLAVARLLERVPGGRCALYRYQFVAQAVAPGSLCRGRGQAITVMPCLAEADLPPGPARRPGALRERYRQGAQCLVARDKSGMAGWIWLLRHGCQEDEVRARYALASQQSSWDLDVWVHPEQRGGLVFARLWEEANAALHAQGVRWSCSRISRFNRASLGAHARLGTHALGTATFLRCGRWQWMAASLPPYVHLSRRPDDIPCLAFDTSSLPHYPSLELTCRILKQ, from the coding sequence ATGGCCCTGTTTCCACAATTTCCCCTGCTGCAACGGTTGAGCGCCAGCCTCAATCAGCTGGGCTGGCGCGACAGCGCCTGGCTGGCCGTGGCGCGCCTGCTGGAACGCGTGCCGGGCGGGCGCTGCGCGCTATATCGTTATCAATTCGTCGCGCAAGCCGTGGCGCCCGGTTCGCTGTGCCGCGGGCGCGGCCAGGCCATCACCGTCATGCCCTGCCTGGCGGAGGCGGACTTGCCGCCCGGCCCCGCACGCCGCCCCGGCGCGCTGCGCGAACGCTACCGCCAGGGCGCGCAATGCCTGGTGGCGCGTGACAAGTCTGGCATGGCCGGCTGGATCTGGCTGCTGCGCCACGGCTGCCAGGAAGACGAGGTGCGCGCCCGCTATGCGCTGGCGTCGCAGCAGTCGTCGTGGGACCTCGACGTGTGGGTGCATCCCGAGCAGCGCGGCGGCCTGGTCTTCGCCCGGCTGTGGGAAGAAGCCAACGCCGCGCTGCACGCGCAGGGCGTGCGCTGGTCGTGCAGCCGCATTTCGCGCTTCAACCGCGCCTCGCTGGGCGCCCATGCGCGCCTGGGCACGCACGCGCTGGGCACGGCCACCTTTCTCCGCTGCGGACGCTGGCAATGGATGGCCGCCAGCCTGCCGCCGTATGTCCACCTGTCGCGCCGCCCGGACGACATCCCCTGCCTCGCCTTCGATACCTCGTCCCTGCCGCACTACCCTTCCCTGGAGCTGACATGCCGCATCTTGAAGCAGTAA
- a CDS encoding acyl carrier protein, which translates to MPHLEAVKRILDTTLGLNGRALEAHTPLLGSVPELDSMAVIGVIAALEDHFGIIVADDDIHARHFATVGTLHDFVFAQLR; encoded by the coding sequence ATGCCGCATCTTGAAGCAGTAAAACGCATCCTCGACACCACGCTGGGCTTGAACGGGCGTGCGCTGGAAGCCCACACGCCGCTCTTGGGCAGCGTGCCGGAACTCGACTCGATGGCCGTGATCGGCGTGATCGCCGCGCTGGAAGACCATTTCGGCATCATCGTCGCCGACGACGACATCCACGCGCGCCACTTCGCCACCGTGGGCACCCTGCACGACTTCGTGTTTGCGCAGCTGCGATGA
- a CDS encoding hydrolase 2, exosortase A system-associated: MMNGAALDALPLLPFFLPASGGQRYCLLHLPPPGRGARGGIIYVHPFAEELNKSRHVAAAQARAFAALGYSVLQIDLYGCGDSSGDFSEARWDIWHNDLHLACAWLAQRVDGPLSVWGLRLGALLALDFASRAPLPLARLLLWQPEADGRRGIDRFLRLRLATSMLAGGTQEAPGHARAALAQGESVEVAGYLLAPELALAIDGVSASALLPSVPVYWLDYQAPEQAASPLPPLARHWREQGAAVHVASFGDGPFWHSGELLACPQLLAATRTLCRDWLDEERTPP; the protein is encoded by the coding sequence ATGATGAACGGCGCCGCCCTCGACGCGCTGCCGCTGCTGCCCTTCTTCCTGCCCGCCAGCGGCGGCCAGCGCTACTGCCTGCTGCACCTGCCACCGCCGGGCCGCGGCGCGCGCGGCGGCATTATCTACGTGCATCCGTTCGCGGAAGAACTGAACAAAAGCCGCCACGTGGCCGCCGCGCAGGCGCGCGCCTTTGCCGCCCTGGGTTACAGCGTGCTGCAGATCGACCTGTACGGCTGCGGCGACAGCAGCGGCGACTTCAGCGAAGCGCGCTGGGATATCTGGCACAACGACCTGCACCTGGCTTGCGCGTGGCTGGCGCAGCGCGTCGACGGTCCCTTGAGCGTGTGGGGCTTGCGCCTGGGCGCCCTGCTGGCCCTCGATTTCGCCAGCCGCGCGCCGCTGCCGCTGGCGCGTTTGCTGCTATGGCAGCCGGAAGCCGATGGACGGCGCGGCATCGACCGCTTCCTGCGCCTGCGCCTGGCGACCAGCATGCTGGCCGGCGGCACGCAGGAAGCGCCCGGCCACGCGCGCGCGGCACTGGCGCAGGGTGAATCTGTGGAAGTGGCCGGCTACCTGCTGGCGCCCGAGCTGGCGCTGGCCATCGATGGCGTCAGCGCGTCCGCCCTGCTGCCGTCCGTGCCCGTCTACTGGCTCGATTACCAGGCGCCGGAACAAGCGGCCTCGCCATTGCCGCCGCTGGCGCGCCACTGGCGCGAACAGGGCGCCGCCGTGCACGTGGCCAGCTTCGGCGACGGCCCGTTCTGGCACAGCGGCGAGCTGCTGGCGTGTCCGCAGCTGCTGGCCGCCACGCGCACCCTGTGCCGCGACTGGCTCGACGAAGAAAGGACGCCGCCATGA
- a CDS encoding hydrolase 1, exosortase A system-associated — protein sequence MKRDSSQQHLTGHSVRELALRFRSAAADGEAQARMVGILSLPAVPGPRGILIVTGGPQYRVGSHRQFVLLARALAAQGWPVLRFDLRGMGDSEGSARDYRAAGPDIAGALAQFFDAVPSLREVALWGLCDGATAGACHAPRDARVNALILLNPWVRSSAGLARATLRHYYLPRLLQGAFWRKLTKGGVQLGASLASLRQVAAATQAQKQTQEAQEDDAPAPALLRALTQFQGKVLLILSGDDLGAREWQTLLHGDGAWRAVVARAPWTQAQVAGANHTFASAAWRGEVEQLCVRWLQSW from the coding sequence ATGAAACGCGACAGCAGTCAGCAGCACCTCACAGGGCACAGCGTGCGCGAGCTGGCCCTGCGCTTTCGCAGCGCGGCCGCAGACGGTGAAGCGCAGGCGCGCATGGTCGGCATCCTCAGCCTGCCCGCCGTACCGGGCCCGCGCGGCATATTGATCGTCACGGGCGGGCCGCAGTACCGGGTCGGCAGCCACCGCCAGTTCGTCCTGCTGGCGCGCGCCCTGGCCGCGCAAGGCTGGCCCGTGCTGCGTTTCGACCTGCGCGGCATGGGCGACAGCGAGGGCAGCGCGCGCGACTACCGCGCCGCCGGCCCCGACATCGCCGGCGCGCTGGCGCAATTCTTCGACGCCGTGCCATCGTTGCGCGAAGTGGCGCTGTGGGGCTTGTGCGACGGCGCCACAGCGGGCGCCTGCCATGCGCCGCGCGACGCGCGCGTCAATGCCCTGATTTTGCTCAATCCGTGGGTACGCAGCAGCGCCGGCCTGGCGCGCGCCACCTTGCGCCATTACTATTTGCCACGCCTGCTGCAAGGCGCGTTCTGGCGCAAGCTGACCAAAGGCGGAGTGCAGCTGGGCGCCAGCCTGGCGTCGCTGCGTCAGGTGGCGGCCGCCACGCAGGCGCAGAAGCAGACGCAGGAAGCGCAGGAGGACGACGCGCCCGCGCCGGCCCTGCTGCGGGCGCTGACGCAATTCCAGGGCAAGGTGCTGCTGATCCTCAGCGGCGACGACCTGGGCGCGCGCGAGTGGCAAACCCTGCTCCATGGTGACGGGGCCTGGCGCGCCGTCGTCGCCCGCGCGCCATGGACGCAGGCGCAGGTGGCTGGCGCCAACCACACGTTTGCCAGCGCCGCCTGGCGCGGCGAAGTGGAACAGCTGTGCGTACGCTGGCTGCAGTCATGGTAA
- a CDS encoding glycosyltransferase encodes MVSTSPKRVLMVAYHFPPLAGGSGILRTLGFARHLPDCGWQPLVLSPSPVAYAQTGVSQLAQIGERATVRRTLALDAARHLSIAGRYPRCLALPDRWSSWWLSAVPAGLRMIREYRPDAIWSTYPIATAHLIALTLQKLSGLPWIADQRDPMLDDSDPLAPYPSEVRLHRMHAWIEQRIAARSAAIVCTTPGAIDAHRRRLAQVGRERFHLIENGYDEDGHDGNPARTGHRSRFLLLHSGVIYPSERDPQALFEALAKLRHDGVLHARNFQLVLRATGHDAWLASLLVKYGILDLVRLEPLQPHGAALQEMLAADGLLLLQAANCNAQIPAKLYEYLRCRRPILALTDLAGDSAAKLRHCGIDTIGQLASSADCARALLRFLELARQGRAPLASPAAIALQSRQARSNALADVLDQVSHRRTA; translated from the coding sequence ATGGTAAGTACCTCGCCAAAACGGGTGCTGATGGTCGCCTACCATTTTCCGCCGCTGGCCGGCGGCAGCGGCATCCTGCGCACCCTGGGCTTCGCGCGCCATTTGCCCGACTGCGGCTGGCAGCCGCTGGTGCTCAGTCCCAGCCCTGTCGCGTATGCGCAAACAGGCGTGTCCCAGCTGGCGCAGATCGGGGAGCGCGCCACTGTGCGGCGCACCCTGGCGCTGGATGCGGCACGCCATTTGTCCATCGCCGGGCGCTATCCGCGCTGCCTGGCGCTGCCCGACCGCTGGAGTTCCTGGTGGCTGAGCGCCGTGCCGGCCGGCCTGCGCATGATCCGCGAGTACCGCCCCGACGCCATCTGGTCGACGTACCCGATCGCCACGGCGCACCTGATCGCGCTGACCCTGCAAAAACTCAGCGGCCTGCCGTGGATCGCCGACCAGCGCGACCCCATGCTCGATGACAGCGACCCGCTGGCGCCATATCCGTCCGAAGTGCGTTTGCACCGCATGCATGCGTGGATAGAACAGCGCATCGCGGCGCGCAGCGCGGCCATCGTCTGCACCACGCCGGGCGCCATCGACGCCCACCGGCGACGCCTGGCACAGGTGGGGCGCGAGCGCTTCCATCTGATCGAGAACGGCTACGACGAAGACGGCCATGACGGCAATCCTGCGCGCACGGGCCACCGCAGCCGCTTTTTGCTGCTGCACAGCGGCGTGATCTACCCGTCCGAGCGCGATCCGCAAGCGCTGTTCGAGGCGCTGGCAAAGCTGCGCCACGACGGCGTGCTGCATGCGCGCAATTTCCAGCTGGTGCTGCGCGCCACGGGCCACGATGCATGGCTGGCCAGCCTGCTGGTGAAATACGGCATCCTCGACCTGGTGCGCCTGGAACCGTTGCAGCCGCATGGCGCGGCGCTGCAGGAAATGCTGGCCGCCGACGGCTTGCTGCTGCTGCAGGCGGCCAATTGCAATGCGCAGATTCCCGCCAAGCTGTATGAATACCTGCGCTGTCGCCGCCCTATCCTGGCGCTGACCGACCTGGCGGGCGACAGCGCGGCCAAGCTGCGCCACTGCGGCATCGACACCATCGGCCAGCTGGCGTCCAGCGCCGATTGCGCGCGCGCGCTGCTGCGCTTCCTGGAACTGGCGCGCCAGGGCCGCGCGCCGCTGGCCAGCCCCGCGGCCATCGCCCTGCAATCGCGGCAAGCCCGCAGCAACGCCCTGGCCGATGTGCTGGACCAGGTCAGCCACAGGAGAACCGCATGA
- a CDS encoding ABC transporter permease — protein MKHLILACALAARCASADAADCPPYVKGTTGGDYTSAEDRKDLSVVEQFHFSRAVETLTQGMTGSLGGDISYTLEHFPNHHRALASMAKLGLRLKSAQPVGARYTVSCYFERAIAYAPHDVTARMVYGSYLLATGQDAMALEQLDAASRLAPEQATIQYNLGLMYVKKKEYEKASAHAQKAYALGFPLPGLKNKLKAAGKWKEPPPAVMEAKEAPTKEEPAAPPVEKPSGE, from the coding sequence ATGAAGCACCTGATACTTGCCTGCGCCCTGGCCGCCCGCTGCGCCAGCGCCGACGCCGCCGACTGCCCGCCCTACGTCAAGGGCACCACGGGCGGCGACTACACGAGCGCGGAAGACCGCAAGGACCTGTCCGTGGTCGAACAATTCCATTTTTCGCGCGCCGTGGAAACGCTCACGCAAGGCATGACGGGCAGCCTGGGCGGCGACATCAGCTACACCCTGGAGCACTTCCCGAACCACCACCGGGCGCTGGCCTCGATGGCGAAACTGGGCTTGCGCCTGAAAAGCGCGCAGCCGGTCGGCGCCCGCTACACGGTCAGCTGCTACTTCGAACGGGCGATCGCCTACGCGCCGCACGACGTGACGGCGCGCATGGTGTACGGCAGCTATTTGCTGGCCACGGGCCAGGATGCCATGGCGCTGGAGCAGCTGGACGCGGCCAGCCGCCTGGCGCCCGAGCAGGCCACCATCCAGTACAACCTGGGCTTGATGTATGTAAAAAAGAAGGAATACGAGAAAGCCAGCGCGCACGCGCAAAAAGCCTATGCGCTGGGCTTTCCCTTGCCGGGGCTGAAGAACAAGCTGAAGGCGGCGGGCAAGTGGAAAGAACCGCCGCCCGCCGTCATGGAAGCAAAGGAGGCACCGACAAAGGAAGAACCGGCCGCGCCGCCGGTCGAAAAACCTAGCGGGGAATGA
- a CDS encoding DUF6678 family protein has product MAGLPLADAGGDDIKRKLRGHIARRNLAGAANDCKWNELLAFMRGRTDWAPSYRYGSVSGYVSRWDTEWDYHPPFPFLGVEWFDISLYSQEHVAMLLPKKIIDHGVWIVPELERIGFDFEVRDRVARIWGYLPRSYHDFPPAD; this is encoded by the coding sequence ATGGCTGGCCTGCCGCTGGCCGACGCTGGCGGCGACGACATCAAGCGCAAGCTGCGCGGCCACATCGCGCGCCGTAACCTGGCGGGAGCCGCCAACGACTGCAAGTGGAACGAGCTGCTGGCCTTCATGCGCGGGCGGACCGACTGGGCGCCGTCGTACCGCTACGGTTCCGTGTCCGGCTATGTGTCGCGCTGGGATACGGAATGGGATTACCACCCGCCGTTCCCGTTCCTGGGCGTCGAATGGTTCGACATCAGCCTGTACTCGCAAGAACACGTGGCCATGCTGCTGCCCAAAAAAATCATCGACCATGGCGTGTGGATCGTGCCGGAACTGGAACGCATCGGCTTCGATTTCGAGGTGCGCGACCGGGTGGCGCGCATATGGGGCTATCTGCCCCGTTCCTATCACGATTTTCCTCCCGCCGACTAA
- the purT gene encoding formate-dependent phosphoribosylglycinamide formyltransferase: protein MTISTSSTSNTITPRTFGTPLSSTAIKVMLLGSGELGKEVIISLQRLGVEVIAVDRYPNAPGHPVAHRSHVIDMSDGVALAALIDLEKPDLIVPEIEAIATETLAALEAAGQITCIPNARAAVLTMNREGIRTLAAETLGVATSPYRFASSLQELQLACQEIGFPCVVKPVMSSSGKGQSKLDGPQDVETAWAHAASGGRVDTGRVIVEGFIDFDYEITLLTVRAVGASGKIETQFCEPIGHLQVQGDYVESWQPARMAPLALERSREIARKVTDNLGGLGLFGVELFVKGDMVWFSEVSPRPHDTGMVTMASQVQSEFELHAKAILGLPVNVALRSPGASAVIYGQLEAKGIAFEGVADALSVPGADLRLFGKPESFARRRMGVALATADDIDTARARAVLAASKVKPVAK, encoded by the coding sequence ATGACCATTAGCACCAGCAGCACCAGCAACACCATCACGCCCCGCACCTTCGGCACACCGCTGTCTTCCACCGCCATCAAAGTCATGCTGCTGGGTTCCGGTGAACTGGGCAAGGAAGTGATCATTTCGCTGCAACGCCTGGGCGTGGAAGTGATCGCTGTCGACCGCTATCCGAACGCACCGGGCCACCCGGTGGCGCACCGCTCGCACGTGATCGACATGAGCGACGGCGTGGCGCTGGCCGCCCTGATCGACCTGGAAAAGCCGGACCTGATCGTGCCGGAAATCGAAGCCATCGCCACGGAGACCCTGGCGGCGCTGGAAGCGGCCGGGCAAATCACCTGCATCCCGAACGCGCGCGCCGCCGTGCTGACGATGAACCGCGAAGGCATCCGCACGCTGGCCGCCGAAACGCTGGGCGTGGCGACGTCGCCATACCGCTTCGCCAGCAGCCTGCAAGAGCTGCAGCTGGCGTGCCAGGAGATCGGTTTTCCCTGCGTGGTAAAACCCGTGATGTCGTCGTCGGGCAAGGGCCAGTCCAAGCTCGATGGCCCGCAAGATGTGGAAACGGCGTGGGCGCATGCGGCCAGCGGCGGCCGGGTCGACACGGGCCGGGTCATCGTCGAAGGCTTCATCGACTTCGATTATGAAATCACCTTGCTGACGGTGCGCGCCGTCGGCGCCTCGGGGAAGATTGAAACGCAGTTCTGCGAGCCGATCGGCCACTTGCAGGTGCAGGGCGACTACGTGGAATCGTGGCAGCCGGCCCGCATGGCGCCGCTGGCCCTCGAACGCTCGCGCGAGATCGCCCGCAAGGTGACGGATAACCTGGGCGGCCTGGGGCTGTTCGGCGTGGAGCTGTTCGTCAAGGGCGACATGGTGTGGTTCTCGGAAGTGAGTCCCCGTCCGCACGACACGGGCATGGTCACCATGGCCAGCCAGGTGCAGAGCGAATTCGAACTACACGCGAAAGCCATCCTGGGCTTGCCCGTCAACGTGGCGCTGCGCTCTCCCGGCGCCTCGGCCGTCATCTACGGCCAGTTGGAAGCGAAAGGCATCGCCTTCGAAGGCGTGGCCGACGCCCTGAGCGTGCCGGGCGCCGACTTGCGCCTGTTCGGCAAGCCCGAATCGTTCGCCCGCCGCCGCATGGGCGTGGCGCTGGCCACGGCCGACGATATCGACACGGCCCGCGCGCGCGCCGTGCTGGCCGCGTCGAAAGTCAAGCCGGTGGCGAAGTAA
- a CDS encoding sigma-70 family RNA polymerase sigma factor, with product MNPAAPPDLATLYRAHHGWLQGWLRHKLGCGADAADVAHDTFMRLLQRRERPQPALREPRAYLTRIAQGLVIDHYRRRDVEYAYLQALAALPEQTAPSPETRLLLIDTLVRLDTALDALKPRARRAFLLAQLDGLTGPAIAARLDVSLATVERDLASAWRACYRVYFQ from the coding sequence ATGAACCCTGCCGCACCGCCCGACCTTGCCACCCTGTACCGCGCCCACCACGGCTGGCTGCAGGGCTGGCTGCGGCATAAACTGGGTTGCGGCGCCGATGCGGCCGACGTGGCGCACGACACCTTCATGCGCCTGCTGCAGCGGCGCGAACGGCCGCAGCCCGCCCTGCGCGAACCGCGCGCCTACCTGACGCGCATCGCGCAAGGCCTGGTGATCGACCATTACCGGCGCCGCGACGTGGAATACGCCTACCTGCAGGCGCTGGCCGCCCTGCCCGAGCAGACGGCACCGTCGCCCGAAACACGGCTGCTGCTGATCGACACCCTGGTGCGCCTCGATACGGCGCTCGACGCCCTCAAGCCGCGCGCCAGGCGGGCCTTTTTGCTGGCCCAACTGGACGGCTTGACGGGTCCCGCCATCGCCGCCAGGCTCGATGTCTCGCTGGCCACCGTCGAGCGCGACCTGGCCAGCGCCTGGCGCGCCTGCTACCGCGTCTATTTCCAGTGA
- a CDS encoding FecR domain-containing protein, producing the protein MTFPVTAAALPEDPVEQAIAWAVRLQMHGATPDALHSLQRWRDADPGHEQAWQRLAAIGSQFSGLPPEASRATLDASLARRRQRRQALKVLAGIGFAGTAAWFAIDTRADYRTGTGQRLAVRLPDGSLLQLNAGTAVRLRFDGAQRLLTLLHGDIAITTQADPQRRPFLVDTGEARMLALGTRFTVRRLAVAEGADAMLTRLAVQEHAVQLQAAASAARPLLVQAGDGVLTDGARIWREPAHDDPAAWLDGVIVARDMPLGQLVAELARHRHGLLLCDADIARLPVSGIFQLDDPERALRVLLHTQPIVAVYRTRFWVTLKKA; encoded by the coding sequence GTGACATTTCCAGTGACGGCCGCTGCCTTGCCGGAAGACCCCGTGGAGCAAGCCATCGCCTGGGCCGTGCGCTTGCAGATGCATGGCGCCACCCCGGACGCCCTGCACTCGCTGCAGCGCTGGCGCGATGCCGACCCCGGCCACGAACAGGCATGGCAGCGCCTCGCCGCCATCGGCAGCCAGTTCTCGGGCTTGCCGCCGGAAGCGAGCCGCGCCACCCTCGACGCCAGTCTGGCGCGCCGCCGCCAGCGCCGCCAGGCGCTGAAAGTGCTGGCCGGCATCGGCTTTGCCGGCACGGCCGCCTGGTTCGCCATCGACACGCGCGCCGACTACCGCACGGGCACGGGGCAGCGCCTGGCCGTGCGCCTGCCGGACGGCAGCTTGCTGCAGCTGAATGCGGGCACGGCCGTCAGGCTGCGCTTCGATGGCGCGCAACGGCTGCTGACCTTGCTGCATGGCGACATTGCCATCACCACGCAAGCCGACCCGCAGCGCCGGCCGTTTCTCGTCGACACGGGCGAAGCGCGCATGCTGGCGCTGGGCACGCGTTTCACGGTGCGCCGCCTCGCTGTTGCCGAGGGCGCTGATGCCATGCTGACGCGCCTGGCCGTGCAGGAACACGCGGTGCAGCTGCAGGCAGCCGCAAGCGCGGCCCGGCCCTTGCTGGTGCAGGCAGGCGACGGCGTCCTGACGGATGGCGCGCGCATCTGGCGCGAGCCGGCCCATGACGATCCGGCCGCCTGGCTCGATGGCGTGATCGTCGCGCGCGACATGCCCCTGGGCCAGCTGGTGGCCGAACTGGCGCGCCACCGGCATGGCTTGCTGCTGTGCGATGCCGATATCGCCCGCTTGCCCGTGTCCGGCATCTTCCAGCTGGACGATCCCGAGCGGGCCCTGCGCGTGCTGCTGCATACGCAGCCCATCGTGGCCGTGTACCGCACGCGCTTCTGGGTCACGCTGAAAAAAGCGTAA
- a CDS encoding TonB-dependent siderophore receptor gives MTPSFLPRPRPFPAPVRSRLAGAVASTLLLLGAAPVLAQQNQPRASSDSAVHALQIAAGPLDAALEQLARTANLTLTYQAGDVRGLRTAGLSGNYGVAAGLDALLAGSGLAALQLAPNDFVLRPLPRSVNAADGAQQLAEITVTAGGEPALETEGSGAYAAALAGTATRFTLSPRETPQSLTVITRQQMDDQGVLSLADVLQQTPGVTVSHDDTERYNYYARGFSLNSFQYDGVPTFDFSTNSNGLGIRDMAIYDRVEVVRGANGLMSGAGSPAGAVNLVRKKPTRQFQAYAQAGIGSWDRYRAEADVSGPLNADASVRARLVAAHQDHGSYIDYYQQNKSVVYGVIEADLTPRTRVLAGIDYQKIDSKGSSFGQNPLFYTDGSRTRFARAFNPAARWTDAGSTSTRVFAAAEHLFDNGWQVKAEASHWKGDTDQLQANIISWGPYPDSATGLATVQRGAKTYAIDSNSLDAYATGPFQWLGRQHELVLGVNASHRKSDYVAYRGGNVEIDYRHWNNNVPLPSSMTVSQTQQYSFKEYAAYGAARFKPADGLSLIVGSRLNSYERTGELIYGSGDTGRDDAKEKHRLVPYAGAVYDLNGTYSAYLSYASIFEPQSVSDANARALPPTTGKSWESGIKGEFFERKLNASVAVFHIKQDNLADYVGTDANEREVYRPIDGTTTRGVELEVAGQLLPGWQVQAGATFSRPRDKDGQRIDTTRPERSFKLATSYRLGGDWRRLSVGGNVNWQGRTYYHTVLAGDVPARADEGSFGVVGLMARYEFSKRLSAVLNLNNVFDKRYYSGYGLYGSGYYGDPRNAQLTLRASF, from the coding sequence ATGACCCCATCTTTCCTGCCCCGCCCTCGGCCCTTCCCCGCTCCCGTCCGTTCCCGCCTGGCTGGCGCCGTCGCCAGCACCCTGCTGCTGCTCGGCGCGGCACCCGTCCTGGCCCAGCAAAACCAGCCCCGGGCCAGCAGCGACAGCGCCGTCCATGCCCTGCAGATCGCCGCCGGCCCGCTCGATGCGGCGCTGGAACAGCTGGCGCGCACGGCGAACCTGACGCTCACCTACCAGGCGGGCGACGTGCGCGGCCTGCGCACGGCCGGCCTGTCCGGCAATTACGGTGTCGCGGCCGGCCTCGACGCGCTGCTGGCCGGCAGCGGCCTGGCGGCGCTGCAACTGGCGCCCAACGATTTCGTCCTGCGCCCACTGCCCAGGTCGGTGAATGCGGCGGATGGCGCGCAGCAACTGGCCGAAATCACGGTCACGGCCGGCGGCGAGCCGGCGCTGGAAACGGAAGGCAGTGGCGCGTATGCGGCGGCGCTGGCCGGCACGGCCACGCGTTTTACCCTGTCGCCACGCGAAACGCCGCAATCGCTGACCGTCATCACGCGCCAGCAGATGGATGACCAGGGTGTCCTCAGCCTGGCCGACGTGCTGCAGCAGACGCCGGGCGTGACCGTTTCGCACGACGATACGGAGCGTTACAACTACTATGCGCGCGGCTTCAGCCTGAACAGTTTCCAGTACGACGGCGTGCCCACCTTCGACTTCAGCACCAATTCGAACGGCCTGGGCATCCGCGACATGGCCATCTACGACAGGGTGGAAGTGGTGCGCGGCGCGAATGGCCTGATGAGCGGCGCCGGCAGCCCCGCCGGCGCCGTCAACCTGGTGCGCAAGAAACCCACGCGCCAGTTCCAGGCATACGCGCAGGCGGGCATCGGCAGCTGGGACCGCTACCGCGCGGAAGCCGATGTCTCCGGCCCCCTGAATGCGGACGCTTCCGTGCGCGCGCGCCTGGTGGCCGCGCATCAGGATCATGGCTCCTACATCGACTATTACCAGCAGAACAAGAGCGTGGTGTACGGCGTCATCGAAGCGGATTTGACGCCGCGCACGCGCGTGCTGGCGGGCATCGACTACCAGAAAATCGATTCAAAGGGCTCGTCCTTCGGCCAGAATCCCCTGTTCTACACGGATGGCAGCCGCACGCGGTTCGCGCGCGCCTTCAACCCCGCAGCGCGCTGGACGGACGCGGGCAGCACCAGCACGCGCGTGTTCGCCGCCGCCGAGCACCTGTTCGACAATGGCTGGCAAGTCAAGGCGGAAGCGAGCCACTGGAAGGGCGATACGGACCAGTTGCAAGCGAACATCATCAGTTGGGGTCCCTATCCGGATTCAGCGACGGGCCTGGCCACCGTGCAGCGCGGCGCAAAAACCTATGCCATCGACAGCAATTCGCTCGATGCCTACGCCACGGGTCCATTCCAGTGGCTGGGCCGCCAGCATGAACTGGTGCTGGGCGTCAACGCCAGTCACCGCAAGTCCGACTACGTGGCTTATCGCGGCGGCAATGTGGAAATCGACTACCGCCACTGGAATAACAACGTGCCCCTGCCGTCGAGCATGACCGTCAGCCAGACGCAACAATACAGCTTCAAGGAATATGCGGCGTATGGCGCGGCGCGCTTCAAGCCGGCCGATGGCTTGTCGCTGATCGTCGGCAGCCGCCTCAACAGCTATGAACGCACGGGCGAGCTGATCTATGGCTCGGGCGACACGGGCCGCGACGACGCGAAGGAAAAACACCGGCTGGTGCCGTATGCGGGCGCCGTCTACGACTTGAACGGCACGTACTCCGCGTATCTCAGCTATGCCAGCATCTTCGAGCCGCAATCGGTCAGCGACGCCAACGCCAGAGCGCTGCCGCCCACCACGGGCAAGTCCTGGGAAAGCGGCATCAAGGGCGAGTTTTTCGAGCGCAAGCTGAACGCCAGCGTGGCCGTATTTCATATCAAGCAAGATAACCTGGCCGATTACGTGGGCACGGACGCCAACGAACGGGAAGTCTACCGGCCCATCGACGGAACCACCACGCGCGGCGTGGAGCTGGAAGTGGCAGGCCAGCTGTTGCCTGGCTGGCAGGTGCAGGCGGGAGCGACGTTCAGCCGCCCGCGCGACAAGGATGGCCAGCGCATCGATACGACGCGTCCCGAACGCAGCTTCAAGCTGGCGACCAGCTACCGCCTGGGCGGCGACTGGCGCCGCTTGAGCGTGGGCGGCAATGTCAACTGGCAGGGCCGGACGTATTACCACACCGTCCTGGCGGGCGACGTGCCGGCACGCGCCGACGAAGGCAGCTTTGGCGTGGTGGGACTGATGGCGCGCTACGAGTTCAGCAAGCGGCTCAGTGCCGTGCTGAACCTCAATAATGTCTTCGACAAGCGCTATTACAGTGGTTACGGCCTGTACGGCAGCGGCTATTATGGCGATCCGCGCAACGCGCAGCTGACCTTGCGGGCCAGCTTCTAG